A genomic stretch from Kribbella amoyensis includes:
- a CDS encoding cytochrome c oxidase subunit 3: MATATALPASREHGHHDRPSMVSVGTIVWLSSELMFFAALFAAYFTIRSVTTAAAAPGADTLWHTSTEMLNIPFASVNTFILVASSFTCQAGVFAAEHGKVGRTGSLLNIRAWGMREWFILTYLMGAVFIAGQVTEYATLVHEGMTISSSPYGSVFYLTTGFHGLHVTGGLIAFIYVLARTYMARKFTHEQAVSAIVVSYYWHFVDVVWIALFATIYLLK; the protein is encoded by the coding sequence GTGGCCACTGCAACCGCACTCCCAGCGTCCCGTGAGCACGGACATCACGACCGTCCCAGCATGGTCAGTGTCGGCACGATCGTCTGGCTCTCGAGCGAACTGATGTTCTTCGCCGCGCTGTTCGCGGCCTACTTCACGATCCGGTCGGTGACGACCGCCGCCGCGGCTCCTGGCGCGGACACCCTCTGGCACACGTCGACGGAGATGCTGAACATCCCGTTCGCCTCGGTGAACACGTTCATCCTGGTCGCGTCGTCGTTCACCTGCCAGGCGGGCGTGTTCGCCGCCGAGCACGGCAAGGTGGGCCGGACCGGCTCGCTGCTGAACATCCGTGCCTGGGGCATGCGTGAGTGGTTCATCCTCACGTACCTGATGGGCGCGGTCTTCATCGCCGGTCAGGTCACGGAGTACGCCACCCTGGTCCACGAGGGGATGACGATCTCGTCCTCGCCGTACGGATCGGTGTTCTACCTGACCACCGGGTTCCACGGTCTGCACGTGACCGGCGGTCTCATCGCTTTCATCTACGTCCTCGCGAGGACGTACATGGCCCGTAAGTTCACCCACGAACAGGCCGTCTCGGCGATCGTCGTGTCGTACTACTGGCACTTCGTCGACGTGGTCTGGATCGCCCTGTTCGCGACCATCTACCTGCTCAAATGA
- a CDS encoding DEDD exonuclease domain-containing protein translates to MSSPVPDSAAAPAPDPVPPIRGVQPSFDDLGTPLRDVTFCVVDLETTGGAPGDSGITEIGAVKVRAGELVGEFQSLVNPAEPIPPFIAVLTGITDLMVATSPRIGSVLPAFLEFARGCVLVAHNAPFDVGFLKHDSQVHGYDWPDFAVVDTALLARRVITPDEAPNCKLGTLAKLFRATTTPNHRALSDARATVDVLHGLFERVGSLGVQTLEDLQTFSARVAPQVRAKRHLAESLPHAPGVYLFTDDRGEVLYVGKSKDLRTRVRSYFTASETRTRIGEMIGIASGVRGIECGTSLEAEIRELRLIAEHKPRYNRRSKFPERQHWLKVTVEPFPRLSLVKQVRDDEAGYLGPFSSRKTAERAMAALHEAFPIRQCTARMSRTPRLSPCVLAEMNRCVAPCDGRIDMDSYGEFVARLRTALTTDPTPVITALTKRIDVLSADERYEDAAVHRDRLGAFVRSSARMQRMASVTGCAEICAARRLDDGGWELHVIRRGRLAAAGIAVRGTDPRRYLDMLRASAETVLPGVGPVASASPEEIDLVLRWLDQPGIRLVEMDGTWTCPTSGAGRHLSRLDPPRSEEHHHPGERRRRLRPLGAARAS, encoded by the coding sequence ATGAGCAGCCCCGTGCCCGACTCCGCCGCTGCCCCGGCGCCCGACCCGGTCCCGCCGATCCGCGGCGTGCAACCGAGTTTCGACGATCTGGGCACTCCGCTGCGCGACGTCACGTTCTGCGTGGTCGACCTGGAGACGACGGGCGGCGCGCCGGGCGATTCGGGCATCACCGAGATCGGCGCGGTCAAGGTCCGGGCCGGCGAGCTGGTCGGCGAGTTCCAGTCCCTGGTCAACCCGGCCGAGCCGATCCCGCCGTTCATCGCGGTGCTGACCGGCATCACCGACCTGATGGTTGCCACGTCACCGCGGATCGGGTCGGTGCTGCCCGCGTTCCTGGAGTTCGCCCGCGGGTGTGTCCTGGTCGCGCACAACGCCCCGTTCGACGTCGGGTTCCTCAAGCACGACAGCCAGGTGCACGGCTACGACTGGCCCGACTTCGCCGTCGTCGACACCGCATTGCTGGCCCGCCGGGTGATCACGCCCGACGAGGCCCCCAACTGCAAGCTCGGCACGCTGGCGAAGCTCTTCCGCGCGACCACCACGCCGAACCACCGCGCCCTGTCCGACGCGCGCGCCACGGTCGACGTACTGCACGGGCTGTTCGAGCGGGTCGGCTCGCTGGGCGTGCAGACGCTGGAGGACCTGCAGACGTTCTCCGCCAGGGTCGCGCCGCAGGTCCGGGCCAAGCGGCACCTGGCCGAGTCGTTGCCGCACGCACCAGGTGTGTACCTGTTCACCGACGACCGCGGCGAGGTGCTGTACGTCGGCAAGTCCAAGGACCTGCGGACCAGGGTGCGCTCCTACTTCACCGCCTCCGAGACGCGGACCAGGATCGGCGAGATGATCGGGATCGCGTCCGGCGTCCGCGGGATCGAGTGCGGGACGTCGCTGGAGGCGGAGATCCGCGAGCTCCGGCTGATCGCCGAGCACAAACCGCGGTACAACCGGCGCTCCAAGTTCCCCGAGCGGCAGCACTGGCTGAAGGTGACCGTCGAGCCGTTCCCGCGGCTGTCCCTGGTGAAGCAGGTGCGCGACGACGAAGCGGGGTACCTGGGTCCGTTCAGCTCCCGCAAGACGGCCGAGCGGGCGATGGCCGCGTTGCACGAGGCGTTCCCGATCCGCCAGTGCACGGCCCGGATGTCGCGGACACCACGGCTCTCCCCCTGCGTCCTCGCCGAGATGAACCGGTGTGTCGCGCCCTGCGACGGCCGGATCGACATGGACTCGTACGGCGAGTTCGTGGCCAGGCTGCGGACCGCGTTGACGACGGACCCGACGCCGGTGATCACCGCGCTGACCAAGCGGATCGACGTCCTCTCCGCCGACGAGCGGTACGAGGACGCCGCGGTGCACCGGGACCGGCTGGGCGCGTTCGTCCGCAGCAGCGCGCGGATGCAGCGGATGGCCTCGGTCACGGGATGTGCGGAGATCTGCGCGGCCCGACGCCTCGACGACGGTGGCTGGGAGCTGCACGTGATCCGGCGTGGCCGGCTCGCCGCGGCCGGGATCGCGGTCCGCGGCACCGACCCCCGCCGGTACCTCGACATGCTGCGCGCCTCGGCCGAGACGGTGCTGCCCGGTGTCGGACCGGTCGCCTCCGCCTCGCCCGAGGAGATCGACCTCGTGCTCCGCTGGCTGGACCAGCCCGGCATCCGCCTGGTGGAGATGGACGGCACCTGGACCTGCCCGACCAGCGGCGCCGGCCGCCACCTCAGCCGCCTCGACCCACCCAGGTCGGAGGAGCACCACCACCCCGGCGAACGCCGCCGCCGGCTCCGGCCACTCGGAGCGGCCCGGGCGAGCTGA
- a CDS encoding response regulator transcription factor, whose product MSSERPLKVLVYSDDRTTRESVRLALGKRPGADLPELEYFECATEPAVIKTMDKGGIDLAILDGEAVPAGGMGIARQLKDEIFQCPPVLVLTGRPQDAWLATWSRAEAAVSHPIDPIRLAEVTADLLRQRVTARAAISS is encoded by the coding sequence ATGAGTTCAGAGCGTCCGCTGAAGGTCCTGGTCTACAGCGACGACCGTACGACCCGGGAGTCCGTCCGGCTGGCCCTGGGCAAGCGCCCGGGGGCCGACCTGCCCGAGCTCGAGTACTTCGAGTGCGCGACCGAGCCGGCCGTGATCAAGACCATGGACAAGGGCGGGATCGACCTGGCCATCCTGGACGGCGAGGCGGTACCGGCCGGTGGGATGGGGATCGCGCGGCAGCTGAAGGACGAGATCTTCCAGTGCCCGCCGGTGCTGGTGCTCACGGGCCGGCCGCAGGACGCCTGGCTGGCGACCTGGTCGCGCGCCGAGGCCGCGGTCTCGCACCCGATCGACCCGATCCGGCTGGCCGAGGTGACCGCCGACCTGCTCCGGCAGCGGGTCACCGCGCGCGCCGCGATCAGCTCCTGA
- a CDS encoding cytochrome c oxidase assembly protein, which yields MLPLHAEPGDQIEPFTALRLLTAWTFEPVLLAVIILTGAVYLYGVHRLRARGDSWSRARTFSFVGVGLGSAVIATQSALGTYDTVLLSVHMAQHMILSMLTPLAMALGAPVTLALRTLPQKPRGWLLSVLHSRFAKVLCFPLVGFAFFVLSPWALYFSNWYDATLQSTLLHDLLHVHFIAVGALFFWPLVGLDPVPGRVIYPFRLLLIFLSLPFHAFLGITIMSATTLIAEDWYTSFGRAWPPSPLRDQYIAGGLLWGTGDIVGILFFGVLFVQWVKQSQREARREDRRLDRLEEQARKADQAPR from the coding sequence GTGCTTCCCCTCCACGCCGAGCCAGGCGACCAGATCGAGCCGTTCACCGCGCTGCGGTTGCTGACGGCGTGGACGTTCGAGCCGGTGTTACTGGCAGTGATCATCCTCACCGGTGCGGTGTACCTGTACGGCGTCCACCGGCTCCGCGCCCGCGGTGATTCGTGGTCCCGGGCCAGGACTTTCTCGTTCGTCGGAGTGGGTCTCGGCAGTGCAGTGATCGCGACCCAGTCCGCGCTGGGGACGTACGACACGGTGCTGCTCAGCGTGCACATGGCGCAGCACATGATCCTGTCGATGCTCACGCCGCTGGCGATGGCGCTCGGCGCCCCGGTGACCCTTGCCCTGCGCACGCTTCCACAGAAGCCGCGCGGCTGGTTGCTCTCCGTGTTGCACTCGCGGTTCGCGAAGGTGCTGTGCTTCCCGCTGGTGGGCTTCGCGTTCTTCGTCCTCAGCCCGTGGGCGCTGTACTTCAGCAACTGGTACGACGCGACCCTGCAGTCCACCCTGCTGCACGACCTGCTCCACGTGCACTTCATCGCGGTCGGCGCGCTGTTCTTCTGGCCGCTGGTCGGCCTGGACCCGGTCCCGGGCCGGGTGATCTACCCGTTCCGGCTGCTGCTGATCTTCCTGTCGTTGCCGTTCCACGCCTTCCTGGGCATCACGATCATGAGCGCGACCACGCTGATCGCCGAGGACTGGTACACCAGCTTCGGCCGCGCCTGGCCGCCGTCGCCGCTGCGCGACCAGTACATCGCGGGTGGGCTGCTGTGGGGGACGGGTGACATCGTCGGCATCCTGTTCTTCGGCGTGCTGTTCGTCCAATGGGTGAAGCAGTCGCAGCGGGAGGCCAGGCGTGAGGACCGCCGGCTGGACCGGTTGGAGGAACAGGCGCGCAAGGCGGACCAGGCGCCCCGGTAG
- the trpD gene encoding anthranilate phosphoribosyltransferase, protein MTAAAAQSWPQVLGPLLRHQDLDAAATAWAMEQILSGAASPAQLAGFVIALRSKGETVTEVEGLVTTMRDFATRITVPGRTLDVVGTGGDQAHTVNISTMSAIVAAGAGAKILKHGNRAASSACGAADVLEELGIPLDLTAAQVAAVGEKAGITFCFAPAFHPALRHAAVPRRELGVPTTFNFLGPLANPGNPSAQAVGVGDGRIAGLMAGVLARRGIDALVFHGDDGLDELTTMTTSQVWSIAGGEVDGPVTLDPRDLGIEPVPAGSLKGADAPYNAKVVRALLDGETGPVRDVVLLNAGAALAAYDASTGSVVTRIRAGMDKAAEAIDSGAAKDVLDRWVTACAEVKNPG, encoded by the coding sequence ATGACTGCCGCCGCCGCCCAGAGCTGGCCGCAGGTCCTCGGCCCGCTGCTCCGGCATCAGGACCTGGACGCCGCCGCGACCGCCTGGGCGATGGAACAGATCCTCTCCGGCGCGGCCTCACCGGCCCAGCTGGCCGGGTTCGTCATCGCCCTGCGGTCCAAGGGCGAGACGGTCACCGAGGTCGAGGGCCTGGTCACGACCATGCGGGACTTCGCCACCCGGATCACGGTGCCCGGCCGGACGCTCGACGTGGTCGGGACCGGAGGTGACCAAGCCCACACTGTGAACATCTCCACCATGTCGGCGATCGTCGCGGCCGGCGCCGGCGCGAAGATCCTCAAGCACGGCAACCGGGCCGCGTCCTCGGCGTGCGGTGCCGCGGACGTCCTGGAGGAGCTCGGGATCCCGCTCGACCTCACGGCGGCTCAGGTGGCCGCGGTGGGGGAGAAGGCCGGGATCACGTTCTGCTTCGCGCCCGCGTTCCACCCGGCGCTCCGGCACGCCGCCGTACCCCGGCGCGAGCTGGGCGTACCGACGACCTTCAACTTCCTCGGCCCGCTGGCGAATCCGGGCAACCCGTCGGCCCAGGCGGTCGGCGTCGGGGACGGCCGGATCGCGGGGCTGATGGCCGGCGTGCTGGCCCGGCGCGGGATCGACGCGCTGGTGTTCCACGGTGACGACGGCCTCGACGAGCTCACCACGATGACGACCTCCCAGGTGTGGTCGATCGCGGGCGGCGAGGTCGACGGCCCGGTGACACTGGACCCCCGCGATCTCGGGATCGAGCCGGTGCCTGCTGGTTCGCTGAAGGGTGCCGACGCGCCGTACAACGCGAAGGTCGTGCGCGCCCTGCTCGACGGCGAGACCGGCCCGGTCCGCGATGTGGTCCTGCTCAACGCGGGTGCGGCCCTGGCGGCGTACGACGCGTCGACCGGGAGCGTGGTCACGCGGATCCGCGCCGGGATGGACAAGGCGGCCGAGGCGATCGACTCCGGCGCGGCCAAGGACGTCCTGGATCGGTGGGTCACGGCCTGCGCCGAGGTGAAGAACCCGGGCTGA
- a CDS encoding Lrp/AsnC family transcriptional regulator — MVTAIVFIKADVARIPEVAEQVAAIDGVSEVYSVTGGLDLIAMVRVAHHDDLATVIPDHVNRVPGVVSTETHIAFRTYSTHDLEAAFSLGQEDGV; from the coding sequence ATGGTCACGGCGATCGTGTTCATCAAGGCCGATGTCGCGCGGATCCCGGAGGTCGCCGAGCAGGTCGCGGCGATCGACGGCGTCAGCGAGGTGTACTCGGTGACCGGTGGGCTCGACCTGATCGCGATGGTCCGGGTCGCGCACCACGACGACCTCGCGACGGTCATCCCCGACCACGTGAACCGGGTCCCCGGCGTCGTCAGCACCGAGACCCACATCGCGTTCCGGACGTACTCGACGCACGACCTGGAGGCCGCGTTCAGCCTCGGTCAGGAAGACGGTGTCTGA
- a CDS encoding c-type cytochrome, with the protein MSEKRLSLSPARFLSARRRHRSAGLVVLLFGLLAVGSAYAAFAPDNAVADNSAQSQQIEEGKKLFAVGCASCHGLNAEGGNNGEGDLAGPSLIGVGAAAVDFQVGTGRMPAMQPGAQIPRKTPAYTPEEIEALAAYVASLSPGPAVPAEESYDISKATDEQVTRGGELFRTNCTACHNFAGKGGALPNGRYAPSLMGVDPKHIYEAMLTGPQQMPVFSDQVLQPEDKRDIIAYLNALQEQKDPGGFGLGRLGPVSEGLWGWLVGIGLLVCMAVWIGAKGVKAKGAKASE; encoded by the coding sequence ATGAGTGAGAAGAGACTTTCCTTGTCACCGGCGCGCTTCCTCTCCGCGCGGCGACGGCACCGGTCCGCCGGCCTCGTCGTGCTCCTGTTCGGCCTCCTGGCAGTGGGTTCGGCGTACGCCGCCTTCGCCCCTGACAACGCGGTCGCGGACAACTCGGCCCAGTCCCAGCAGATCGAGGAGGGCAAGAAGCTCTTCGCGGTCGGCTGCGCCAGCTGCCACGGCCTGAACGCCGAGGGCGGCAACAACGGCGAGGGCGACCTGGCCGGGCCGTCCCTGATCGGTGTCGGCGCGGCCGCCGTCGACTTCCAGGTCGGGACCGGCCGGATGCCCGCGATGCAGCCGGGCGCCCAGATCCCGCGGAAGACCCCGGCCTACACGCCGGAGGAGATCGAGGCCCTGGCCGCGTACGTCGCGTCGCTGTCGCCGGGCCCGGCGGTCCCCGCGGAGGAGTCGTACGACATCAGCAAGGCCACCGACGAGCAGGTCACCCGCGGTGGCGAGCTGTTCCGGACGAACTGCACGGCCTGCCACAACTTCGCCGGCAAGGGCGGCGCCCTGCCCAACGGTCGGTACGCGCCGTCGCTGATGGGGGTCGACCCCAAGCACATCTACGAGGCGATGCTCACCGGTCCGCAGCAGATGCCGGTCTTCTCCGACCAGGTGCTGCAGCCGGAGGACAAGCGCGACATCATCGCGTACCTGAACGCACTGCAGGAGCAGAAGGACCCGGGCGGCTTCGGCCTCGGCCGGCTCGGCCCGGTATCCGAAGGGCTGTGGGGCTGGCTGGTCGGTATCGGCCTGCTGGTCTGCATGGCCGTGTGGATCGGCGCCAAGGGCGTCAAGGCCAAGGGAGCGAAGGCCAGTGAGTAA
- a CDS encoding NYN domain-containing protein: MAEAGTAAGSAATPLPEPVRQRVLTLAAQALGQLPATDIPAPLRRFASFAPGRRAKLSASVLGPVLETDEHFRRLVAFEVRREHPELGDAVAEGVAVPAAEPVEVAALAYLLRPDDWEKLVGAAAQLRPEQPTVDEQVVGRLTEQLDQARTETRQVRDRLREQVAELKTENTTLRRKLNEARQRISALQGDLEVRTAEAASADERVDAARAEVERELRKLRARITELEAVEHAARRTAGQERELASTRTRLLLDTMVEAAAGLRRELALPPGGELRPADTVAGVEPSAAPVGRSAPDDDPALFDELLALPQVHLIVDGYNVTKTAWPNSPLHSQRQRLATALGALAAQRRIEVTVVFDGAELSGPVQLNPPRGVRVRFSPAGVIADDVIRQLVRAEPPGRPIVVVSSDREVAESIKALGARALSATTLLSRIARA, translated from the coding sequence GTGGCTGAGGCAGGCACCGCCGCCGGCTCCGCTGCCACGCCCCTGCCCGAACCGGTGCGCCAACGGGTACTCACCTTGGCCGCCCAGGCACTTGGTCAGCTGCCCGCGACCGACATCCCCGCGCCGCTGCGGCGGTTCGCCAGCTTCGCGCCCGGCAGGCGCGCCAAGCTGTCCGCGTCCGTCCTCGGTCCGGTGCTGGAGACCGACGAGCACTTCCGGCGGCTGGTCGCGTTCGAGGTCCGTCGCGAGCACCCGGAACTCGGTGACGCGGTGGCCGAAGGTGTCGCCGTGCCCGCGGCCGAGCCGGTCGAGGTGGCCGCGCTGGCGTACCTGCTCCGGCCGGACGACTGGGAGAAGCTGGTCGGCGCGGCCGCGCAGCTGCGGCCCGAGCAGCCCACCGTGGACGAGCAGGTGGTCGGCCGGCTCACCGAGCAGCTCGACCAGGCGCGGACCGAGACCCGCCAGGTCCGCGACCGGCTGCGCGAGCAGGTGGCCGAGCTGAAGACCGAGAACACGACGCTCCGCCGCAAGCTCAACGAAGCACGGCAGCGGATCAGTGCTCTGCAGGGCGACCTCGAGGTGCGTACCGCGGAAGCCGCGTCCGCCGACGAGCGGGTCGACGCGGCGCGCGCCGAGGTCGAGCGTGAGCTGCGCAAGCTCCGGGCCCGGATCACCGAGCTGGAAGCGGTGGAACACGCGGCCCGGCGTACTGCGGGACAGGAGCGCGAGCTGGCGTCGACACGGACCAGGCTGCTGCTGGACACGATGGTCGAGGCGGCCGCCGGTCTCCGCCGGGAGCTCGCCCTGCCACCCGGGGGAGAGCTGCGCCCCGCGGACACGGTCGCCGGGGTCGAGCCGTCGGCGGCTCCGGTCGGGCGGTCGGCGCCGGACGACGATCCCGCGTTGTTCGACGAGTTGCTGGCGTTGCCGCAGGTGCACCTCATCGTCGACGGGTACAACGTGACGAAGACCGCATGGCCGAACTCACCCCTGCACTCCCAGCGGCAGCGGCTGGCGACGGCCTTGGGCGCGCTCGCGGCGCAGCGACGGATCGAGGTCACCGTGGTGTTCGACGGCGCGGAGCTGTCCGGGCCGGTCCAGCTGAATCCACCGCGGGGCGTCCGCGTGCGGTTCAGCCCGGCCGGTGTGATCGCGGACGACGTGATCCGCCAGCTGGTCCGGGCCGAACCGCCGGGCCGGCCGATCGTGGTCGTCTCCTCCGACCGGGAAGTTGCCGAGAGCATCAAGGCCCTCGGCGCGCGCGCCCTCTCGGCGACCACCTTGCTCAGCCGGATCGCCCGCGCCTGA
- a CDS encoding C40 family peptidase, translating to MSIGRINRTKGIALAAITSTAVAAGVMFIQGAADADPKPTIAQARAQVADLQHKAEQAGESANDLRGQIKSSNDRVKALQAGIKKQQVQVDGVKRQIGSLAVAGYQTSGMTTTAQLLLSTNPDQFLSQASTAQAYAGQQNSALRRFQAAQGKLNDLQASEQAELASLQTVQSKQDALKKQIQTNLDAAEKVLDKLSDAERARIQAENEKEAEEARKSRPSRNGDRMDDLPDVPVSGRAGTAVQVALAQLGDPYVWGAEGPSSFDCSGLMLYAWGKAGVSLSHSSKAQASEGRRVSKSQLKPGDLVFYYQPISHVGMYIGGGRIVHASRPGKPVKTDDVDLMPYTTAVRPG from the coding sequence GTGTCCATCGGCCGCATCAACCGCACCAAGGGAATCGCTCTCGCCGCCATCACGAGCACGGCAGTCGCCGCCGGGGTGATGTTCATCCAGGGAGCAGCCGACGCCGATCCGAAACCGACGATCGCGCAGGCCCGGGCCCAGGTGGCCGACCTGCAGCACAAGGCCGAGCAGGCCGGCGAGTCGGCGAACGACCTCCGGGGCCAGATCAAGTCGTCGAACGACCGGGTCAAGGCGCTCCAGGCCGGCATCAAGAAGCAGCAGGTCCAGGTCGACGGGGTGAAGCGGCAGATCGGCTCGCTCGCGGTCGCCGGCTACCAGACCTCCGGGATGACGACGACGGCGCAGCTGCTGCTGTCGACGAACCCGGACCAGTTCCTCAGCCAGGCCTCCACCGCGCAGGCGTACGCCGGTCAGCAGAACTCGGCCCTCCGCCGGTTCCAGGCCGCGCAGGGCAAGCTGAACGACCTGCAGGCCAGCGAGCAGGCCGAGCTGGCGTCCCTGCAGACCGTGCAGTCCAAGCAGGACGCGCTGAAGAAGCAGATCCAGACCAATCTCGACGCCGCCGAGAAGGTGCTCGACAAGCTGAGCGACGCGGAGCGGGCCCGGATCCAGGCCGAGAACGAGAAGGAAGCCGAAGAGGCGCGCAAGAGCCGCCCGAGCCGCAACGGCGACCGGATGGACGACCTGCCGGACGTGCCGGTCAGCGGTCGCGCCGGCACCGCCGTCCAGGTGGCGCTGGCCCAGCTCGGCGACCCGTACGTGTGGGGTGCCGAGGGGCCGAGTTCGTTCGACTGCTCCGGCCTGATGCTGTACGCCTGGGGCAAGGCCGGCGTGTCGCTGTCGCACTCCTCGAAGGCGCAGGCCAGCGAGGGCCGGCGGGTCAGCAAGAGCCAGCTGAAGCCGGGTGACCTGGTCTTCTACTACCAGCCGATCAGCCACGTCGGGATGTACATCGGCGGCGGCCGGATCGTGCACGCGAGCCGCCCGGGCAAGCCGGTGAAGACCGACGACGTCGACCTGATGCCGTACACCACGGCCGTTCGACCGGGCTGA
- a CDS encoding DUF4412 domain-containing protein has translation MNDDERRTAPPRASTREGHVPTSADQPTVVLPTQPDTPHEPAPRDRASSERTSRESAPRDPAPHESAPGDPRQHEGTPQESREGVVRRSGAQPEGTPPDRSTEGGRGERIQRLAVPVAAWGSEGSDGDGDGAEALGRKLSSDQTTIIIPAQHAAKRVGGGGSGSWPPGEVRLGSSVIWPMPKPLAKRVALGAAVLVVAVAAFAGLRQLADAPAAPVGSHSTVPGHTSATPDEAAAGVQRATDGGAVLRKMVEAVRTQDRSAFLDTIDPQAKDFDDQARMIYTNLDKLPLATFQLRYVSDDPGALEPDRQRTLGGEKSWLAQIEVSWQLSGYDAKPARETLPVTFVQRGGTTYAASFSERFVAGQRRPIWALGAIDVAKSDHALVISLNSQANADDYATVTDRAVDAVSDVWGDNWRKKAVVYLPAKQSQMEYVLGAPQGTYSQIAAVTMAELDTPAAGAPVRIVANPKLFEELGKQGRRIVLTHETTHVASTATASPVPLWLAEGFADYVAFTAVSVQDESAAKELFKAVRAGKVPKTLPPPEAFAATSSELPQAYESGWLACRLIAEREGQSKLVKFYRTVHASKSPTGLADAFRTVLGTTEQQFVADWQKYIQRLAGV, from the coding sequence GTGAACGACGACGAACGGCGGACCGCGCCGCCCCGCGCCTCGACGCGCGAGGGCCACGTCCCCACGTCCGCCGACCAGCCCACCGTCGTCCTCCCCACCCAACCCGACACACCCCACGAGCCGGCGCCGCGGGACCGAGCGTCGTCGGAGCGCACGTCGCGCGAGTCCGCGCCGCGGGACCCAGCGCCGCACGAATCCGCACCGGGGGACCCGAGGCAGCATGAGGGCACGCCGCAGGAGTCGCGCGAGGGTGTGGTGCGGCGGTCTGGGGCGCAGCCTGAGGGGACGCCGCCGGACCGCTCGACGGAAGGCGGGCGGGGGGAGCGGATTCAGCGGCTTGCTGTGCCGGTGGCCGCGTGGGGCTCCGAAGGTTCCGACGGGGACGGGGACGGGGCCGAGGCGCTCGGGCGGAAGCTCTCTTCGGATCAGACGACGATCATCATCCCGGCCCAGCACGCCGCCAAGCGGGTCGGTGGTGGCGGCAGCGGATCCTGGCCGCCGGGGGAGGTGCGGCTCGGGTCGTCCGTGATCTGGCCGATGCCGAAGCCGTTGGCGAAGCGGGTTGCGCTCGGCGCGGCAGTACTGGTCGTCGCGGTGGCCGCGTTCGCCGGGTTGCGGCAGCTCGCCGATGCGCCGGCCGCGCCGGTCGGGTCGCACTCCACCGTGCCCGGGCACACCAGCGCGACGCCGGACGAGGCTGCCGCGGGTGTGCAGCGCGCTACCGACGGTGGCGCCGTGCTGCGGAAGATGGTCGAGGCCGTACGGACGCAGGACCGCAGCGCGTTCCTCGACACGATCGACCCGCAGGCCAAGGACTTCGACGACCAGGCCCGGATGATCTACACCAACCTGGACAAGTTGCCGTTGGCCACGTTCCAGCTGCGGTACGTGAGCGACGACCCCGGCGCGCTCGAGCCCGACCGGCAGCGAACGCTCGGTGGCGAGAAGTCCTGGCTGGCCCAGATCGAGGTGTCCTGGCAGCTCAGCGGGTACGACGCGAAGCCGGCTCGGGAGACGCTGCCGGTCACGTTCGTGCAGCGCGGCGGGACGACGTACGCGGCGTCGTTCTCGGAGCGGTTCGTCGCCGGGCAGCGGCGGCCGATCTGGGCGCTCGGTGCCATCGACGTCGCGAAGAGCGACCACGCCCTGGTGATCAGCCTGAACTCGCAGGCGAACGCGGACGACTACGCCACGGTGACCGATCGCGCGGTCGACGCGGTCAGTGACGTCTGGGGCGACAACTGGCGGAAGAAGGCGGTCGTCTACCTGCCCGCCAAGCAGTCCCAGATGGAGTACGTGCTCGGCGCGCCGCAGGGGACGTACAGCCAGATCGCCGCGGTGACGATGGCCGAGCTGGACACGCCGGCGGCCGGCGCCCCGGTCCGGATCGTGGCCAACCCGAAGCTCTTCGAGGAGCTCGGCAAGCAGGGCCGGCGGATCGTGCTGACCCACGAGACCACCCACGTCGCGTCGACCGCTACCGCCTCGCCGGTACCGTTGTGGCTGGCCGAGGGATTCGCCGACTACGTCGCGTTCACCGCCGTCTCCGTGCAGGACGAGTCGGCGGCGAAGGAACTGTTCAAGGCGGTCCGGGCCGGCAAGGTACCGAAGACCCTGCCGCCGCCGGAGGCGTTCGCCGCGACGTCGTCCGAACTCCCGCAGGCCTACGAGTCGGGCTGGCTGGCGTGCCGCCTGATCGCCGAGCGGGAGGGACAGAGCAAGTTGGTCAAGTTCTACCGGACCGTGCACGCGTCGAAGAGCCCGACCGGTCTCGCCGACGCGTTCCGCACCGTGCTGGGCACCACCGAGCAGCAGTTCGTCGCGGACTGGCAGAAGTACATCCAGAGGCTCGCGGGTGTCTGA